From a region of the Anaeromusa acidaminophila DSM 3853 genome:
- the cydD gene encoding thiol reductant ABC exporter subunit CydD, producing the protein MGQKQLLQEALSYKSKLAFLGASSLAGAILAVAQAALIAALLDSVFLQGSSLEELHGQWLFLGGVLLARVLAFWGGEACGSYLAAAIKTSLRRRLAEQLLAMGPVRGAGEATGELLAVLGDGVEHLEAYFVRYLPSLFAAAAVPLMILAVITPRDWPSALLMLVTAPLIPIFMTLIGRMAQWRTRKQWDRLQRLGAHFYDMLQGMLTLKLFGRSKQTVKSVAAASEDFREVTLDVLKVAFLSALVLELLATISTALIAVAVGLRLLYGTMEFYDAMFVLLLAPEFYQPLRQLGAHFHAALAGKAAAERIYSLLEAEQIHQQEPETWRLAGPVAVALEDVSFAYEGGAEVLQNVSLQLQPGKITALVGGSGAGKSTIMSLLLGMITPAAGCIRINERVLTSAGVDSWLRHVAYVPQQPYLFRSTLRENIRLAKPEASEEEVEAAFALAGGAALAAALPKGYETMLGAGGVELSGGERRRVALARAFLADAPVLLCDEATSGLDPESEAALQQSFERLCQGRTVLVIAHRLGTVRRADQIAVLESGQIIEAGNHKELLTQQGAYAALLSAAKGASV; encoded by the coding sequence ATGGGACAAAAACAGTTGCTGCAAGAAGCGCTGTCGTATAAAAGTAAGTTGGCATTCTTGGGGGCGTCTAGTCTGGCCGGTGCGATTTTGGCGGTTGCTCAGGCGGCGCTGATCGCAGCACTTTTAGATAGCGTTTTTCTGCAAGGAAGCAGCTTGGAAGAACTACATGGGCAGTGGTTGTTTTTAGGCGGCGTGCTGTTGGCAAGGGTGTTGGCGTTTTGGGGCGGTGAAGCCTGTGGCTCGTATTTGGCGGCGGCTATAAAGACTTCTTTGCGACGGCGGCTGGCGGAGCAGCTTTTAGCTATGGGGCCAGTGCGCGGCGCTGGCGAAGCGACGGGCGAGTTGTTAGCCGTCTTGGGAGACGGGGTGGAGCACTTAGAGGCGTACTTTGTGCGCTATTTGCCTAGCCTTTTTGCGGCGGCAGCGGTGCCGTTGATGATTTTAGCGGTTATTACGCCGAGAGACTGGCCGTCGGCGCTTTTGATGTTGGTGACGGCGCCGCTTATACCTATTTTTATGACGCTTATTGGGCGGATGGCGCAGTGGCGCACTCGCAAACAATGGGATCGCCTGCAGCGCCTGGGTGCGCATTTTTATGACATGCTCCAGGGGATGTTGACCTTGAAGCTCTTTGGCCGCAGCAAACAAACGGTAAAAAGCGTTGCTGCGGCTAGCGAGGATTTTCGCGAAGTGACCTTGGATGTGTTGAAAGTAGCCTTCCTTTCAGCGTTGGTGCTGGAATTATTGGCGACGATCAGTACGGCCTTGATTGCGGTAGCAGTGGGCTTGCGTTTGCTCTATGGGACCATGGAATTTTACGACGCGATGTTTGTGCTTCTTTTGGCGCCCGAGTTTTACCAACCGCTGCGCCAGCTAGGAGCGCATTTTCATGCGGCCTTGGCGGGGAAAGCGGCGGCGGAGCGCATCTATTCGCTGTTGGAAGCGGAACAGATACATCAGCAGGAGCCGGAAACATGGCGTCTTGCCGGACCTGTCGCAGTGGCGCTGGAAGATGTGTCATTCGCTTACGAAGGCGGAGCAGAAGTGCTGCAGAACGTTTCGCTGCAGCTGCAGCCAGGAAAAATAACTGCGTTAGTCGGAGGCAGCGGCGCCGGAAAAAGTACGATCATGTCTTTGCTCTTAGGTATGATCACGCCTGCAGCAGGCTGCATTCGCATCAATGAACGCGTCTTGACGTCGGCTGGAGTCGATTCTTGGCTGCGGCATGTGGCGTATGTGCCTCAGCAGCCCTACTTATTTCGGAGTACTTTGCGCGAGAATATTCGTTTGGCCAAGCCGGAGGCGTCAGAGGAAGAAGTGGAAGCGGCGTTTGCTCTGGCGGGAGGAGCGGCGCTGGCGGCTGCCTTGCCCAAAGGGTATGAGACGATGTTAGGGGCGGGCGGCGTAGAATTGTCCGGCGGGGAAAGGCGGCGCGTGGCTTTGGCGCGAGCCTTTTTGGCGGATGCGCCGGTGCTGCTTTGTGATGAAGCGACAAGCGGTTTGGACCCAGAAAGCGAAGCCGCTTTGCAGCAATCTTTTGAGAGGCTTTGTCAAGGCAGAACGGTGCTGGTAATTGCGCACCGCCTAGGTACGGTGCGGC